TGGAAACTATTTACTAAACTGAAATGATTACAAAATAAATGTAGTAACCCCAAAAGCTTTGTTTTTGGCAAGGACTCAGGAGATGGCAAGGACTCAGGAGATGGCAAGGACTCAGGAGATAGGACTCAGGAGATGGCAAGGACTCAGGAGATGGCAAGGACTCAGGAGATGGCAAGGACTCAGGAGATGGCAAGGACTCAGGAGATGGCAAGGACTCAGGAGATGGCAAGGACTCAGGAGATGGCAAGGACTCAGGAGATGGCAAGGACTCAGGAGATGGCAAGGACTCAGGAGATGGCAAGGACTCAGGAGATGGCAAGGACTCAGGAGATGGCAAGGACTCAGGAGATGGCTTGTCAATCAATAACTAGCGGGGAGAATTTGTCTAGGTAACCAACTTGATTCTTCGTACCTGTACTACTAAAGTTAAAAAGCATCCGTTTGCTGTAAACATgggtgagttttcctccattttttTGTTGCATCAGCCTTGGCACTATTCCTTTTAAATCCATGTCACATTGAGATTGACTTTCTAATTTAAATCTAACCTATGGCCTGACCCATTACCTTATTTATTTCTGCCCCCACCCCAGTTGCAAGAACTGACATCCCAAACAGCAGCAGGAATGAACAGGGTTCACAGGATGACAAAGGACACAAGATCAGTTGGATACCAAAGCAAGCACCATCGTGTAAGAAATATCTTCCTTTGTACACAATCAGTGAAAGCATTAGCATTACCACGTTCAGACCACATAATAGGTCAACAATATGTGATTATACTAAAATCGCGACTTCAACTGGTTATTCAGTACAGCACCGTAACGTTAAAAACGCAGCCATCGTGTTCTGGAGTCGGGTCTGTAAGAGGAGTGGCCTGGAGGCCAAGGAAAAGTGGGCAAGTGGTGCTAAAGTCATGCACTCAAGGTCTCGGACAACATACGGAGGGGTGTTGCAGCGCTTCCAATCACataagggagagagtgaaaaatGAGCCTGTTACTGACTGAACCATAACGACTTTAAAAAAGGGGACATTTGAAAGAAACTTGACTGATTTAAATGAGAGTTTCTTTGAGTAAGAACTTCAACCAATTGTTTTGTACTTAATTGCCCTAAATTTATATTTACAAAACAAAATGTGTGGAAACGTAAACATTTTTCTGGACAAGTTTGTCACAGGTGTGACAATAAGCCTCCATTGTTTAACACACATGAGTCTGCCTTCTTGATTGATCCTGTAATTTCATTGGCTGTTTctttaaatacaaatatttttttgtttgaGGTGTTGCTGTCTAAGTTGAGAGAATATATTTGACTTATCTTCATTTGAAGTTGAATTCATGTTTAGGTAGTGCTTCTCTCGAACCTGcactaaaacctgtttttgtttgtatATTTCATGGCGTTCTCCTGTGTGTTCCTTGTCCTTCGACCAGGCTTAAAAACAAGTAGTCTGAGGTTGGTGGAGAAGGAGAAAATACAATGTGTAAACTTGCAAGTTGTTGTTGACCTTGATTTCGCCACTTAACCCAAACTTTTAAGCACAgcatttgtaacatattgtacgaattggaTGGATGTTGTAGTACACAAAAAAACAGAGACGTGTTTTGGTTTGTGAGcaccactttcaaaactactggctgaaattctACAAAAGTTCTGGAGCATCACTTTAAGAACTTGCATGTTTGGCAGAGCTCCCCATGCTCTTCTTTAAACCTCACAATATATGATACGTGATATTGGACAATAAGATTGTGTGTATGCTGACCTCATTCCTTTCCATGTAAAATGGACAAAAGTTATCGTAACATATTGGATCGTACATGCAGTCAAACCCCAAATAGAGCATTACCTCTATGGTGGACAGAGTGTTGTTCAGGTCTTTTTGgactttcttctcctcctcctccttctgtttccattggtcatcagAACCGTCGTAGTACACCCCAAAGTTGAGGAAGACCTGCATGCTGCCAAATCGGTTGTGGAAGTTGCTGAAGCACATTTGATAGAAACCTAgaattcaaaataaaaataaGTTACATACTTCCACCACATTTCAACGGGtgtactgttttttttttgtgtgtatgtgtgtgtgtgtgtgtacgttcaaAAGGAGGAACAATGTACCGGTCTCCTCAGCTACAAAGTTGATTTGACCCGTAGCTTCGTCAATTTTGGACAACAGCAAGCCTTTAGGAGAGTTGACAGTGACGGATAAGTGTCTGTCGTTGCCGACACCAGTCACCCACTGGACCTAAACGCAGACAGATGGCTCTCGTTCACTGTCACATGGGACAACCATGTGCTGCAAACCATATGTTGGGGGCTCTGAACAGATTGACTTTTTATCTGAATATTATACATTTTAAGCCAGGCCAAGCCAGGCAATAATTAGTAGGCATAACTTTCCAAGATAAATATGTTGCACAATAAAAACATATCCTGTTATTGTACTACTAAACTAGAACAATGGCTTACCATAAAAGTCAAGTAGAAGCGCTCCCCTTGGTGTGCAAAGTGCCAGAAGCACTCCAGTCCGGAGGCACGCAGCACGACAGCAAAGTCATACTGGTCCGCTCCCCAGAACAAGTCCTTGTCCGCTGGTAGGTCTGGACGGGGGTCCACCAAACCCAATAGAGCCAGGAGCACGAAGGATAACCCACATAACATGGCTGGTCCTCTTGAATGGATACGGTTTTATAGCAAGGAGGTGCAGGTTGCTACTGTCTGCCAGTGTGGATGTGTCGTGGCTTGTGGTACAAGAAATTATTAACTACAACCCGTATGTCTGCTTCACTAAAAAGGTGGGGCACCGGGGAGAAGCGTCCCCAAGGtatagatctaggatcagccccccctTCACCCCTTTATACACTTAACCAATAGTGGGGGAAGTGCAAAACTGGCCCACggtcagcgtctaggggcaacttcatcCTACTCCCTATGATGGGTGGAGCTGAGTGGTATGGGAAAATACAGGTCCCTTCACATATGGCGTTGACTAAGCTGATCCCAGTTCCCTCCCTAGCCTTTTCCCTCAGCCATAACCCTTTAGCGTTTGCAGATCTGAAGGGCCTGGACAGGTATAAGCAGTGTAAAAGGTGAAGCTTCCATTATATTGCTTCCACCTTAGAGATCTGCCAACATCAAAGGGCTACAGGAAGGGGAAGGGAGCGAATTGGGACCAGTGCTTCACACACGGCTTTCTGTGTACAGCAAATCATTCACCAGTTCCAAGTGGGCTTTTTGAAGTGCTGCTATCTTCTATACAGTCAGTAATATTGACAAAGAAATCAGGATTTGAGAGGTAGAAATGAAGTTCATTTAAACGGGAGCCCGGGAAAAAGTTAAAATGAAAGGGTTCAAAACAGAAGTACATAACATACTGTATAATCTCATAACAAGAGCATTTTAAAAAACAGCCGAGTCCTCCTACATGACTTTATCCAGTCCATCAAATGTCAAACGAAAAAAATCAGAACGGTTAATCAGAATTATTTTAAGATCAGTATGATAGGAACTTCCCCTGTATACATAGGAGAGTATAACATAGGAGTGTATAGCATGGAGTACTTGAGGGAAGCACATGCACATACTTTTGTGTGAAAGCTCATAAGGTTGTGTACAGTACCGTATTTCGACTTGATAAAGTAAATACCATACAGTGCCATGTAAGCATTTGACTGTTTGAGATAATCATCGTCTCTGCTGGAGTCATATAGTCCATTACACACAAattaccatttaaaaaaaaaaaggtagACTCAGCGTTATGACGTTGCCACGACCAGCACCGAAGACACTGAGATGAAAGACTTGGCtctcagagacacacagagtATATGCCAATAGGCACGGGTGTGCGTCACGCTGCTAAAGTGGTAGCTACGACGGCACCACAACAGCACAAAAGTTTAGCCCCGCGCGtcaacgctcttagttgttgCGGAAATTGGCCCAATATTGCTGTTAACGTCGTGCAACACTGAGTTTACCTTTAAATTAGAGTACAGTTAAATGATCATAGCATTCTTACTAcctattaaaaagaaccatgatGCTAACTTTTGGCTAATGAATCCAGTTCCTATGCCTTTAAAAATGGTCAACTTCACAGCAAATTTGTCAGACTCATTAGTAAAAGTTGACGTGATTGCCTCATGCAGAATCCAAACTGCCGATTATAGTAGTTCTCTACCATCTTGCTGGCATTAATTATTCATATTTCATATGCCTCATTCCCCACCAACTCATCGAAATCCTACAAGTGGTAAACACACTTTTTTTTGGTATGCAAAAACAACAGGATTCGCCAGCAATATATCCAGCAATATACTGTTTTCATTAAAATAAAGTATGATATGGTTATAGTAGTGGTTAACACCAATTCCAGCGCATTGTTTTTCCAGGGGTGCAGCTATCTATGGCCACAGAAGGACACTTAAACCTAATTTATACCATACATACAGGATGCAAGATCTCCAATTAGCTACGTAAAACGACCCTACATAGTTCCGTAGCCAAAATACGCAGACGTGTGCAGTCCAGCAATTTGTAACTCGATACAAGTACAAGATTGTCATTTTGAGTAGCTAATTGAGTTGCGTTGCCGTGAGG
This sequence is a window from Oncorhynchus gorbuscha isolate QuinsamMale2020 ecotype Even-year linkage group LG01, OgorEven_v1.0, whole genome shotgun sequence. Protein-coding genes within it:
- the tmed6 gene encoding transmembrane emp24 domain-containing protein 6 encodes the protein MLCGLSFVLLALLGLVDPRPDLPADKDLFWGADQYDFAVVLRASGLECFWHFAHQGERFYLTFMVQWVTGVGNDRHLSVTVNSPKGLLLSKIDEATGQINFVAEETGFYQMCFSNFHNRFGSMQVFLNFGVYYDGSDDQWKQKEEEEKKVQKDLNNTLSTIEETSHRVEGYVFHMFRHYNFGRMRKGADYYLLLSNSKYITWWSAVQSVVIVMAGYLQLFFLKRLFNTKPTTEAPERTRC